TAATAGCAAATCTTCGTAGCGCAGACTTAAGAAATGACGCTTATCCAGCTTTTGGCTCTCTTGCTGATAATAGTTTTTCAAAAAGTGTACTTGACCTGCAATCTGCTCGTATACGTTTTTGGAAAGAAGTTCACTCACATTAGGAGGACTATAACTCCACCACTTAGATAGCCCCTTTTCGCCATACTGATTTAATCGAGCTTTATAAATGGATTCTGCCGCATCAAGATTATTTCTTTCAATATGCACAAATACCACCTTGGGAAGAACCTCGCTTAGCTTTTGCATATGATAGGAGCCAAATATGTTCTTAAACACGGCCGCATTCCCCCAAAGATGTTGCATATTCAAAATACTGGATTTCAAACCTTTCCAATCTATGTTTTGCTCATCCTTCGCAATAGTTTCCATTGCAGTAAGGGAATCCTTCTTTAACCAGTATCGCCAGTAATAGCCAAATTCATGGATATCCGTTAAATCTGTGGTTCTGGCATATTCACTCTTAAAACCCGGTAAATTATCTCTGCCCAATACCTGATCACTTAATTGAATTCCGGTTAAAGGATTAAGATAAAACCTCGCTACCAGATTATTGACATAAGACAATTGATAGGCATTAGCTAAAAACTGAGTGCAGAGCGTAGTACCACTTCTCGGAGCGCCAATCACCATGAAAATGGGATGCTCCTGCTCTTCTACTTTCTGGTA
The Croceimicrobium hydrocarbonivorans genome window above contains:
- a CDS encoding sulfotransferase, which translates into the protein MKNLKDLAADRIGAYRKDAQSEGFIQELNSYLKDFEAQLYQKVEEQEHPIFMVIGAPRSGTTLCTQFLANAYQLSYVNNLVARFYLNPLTGIQLSDQVLGRDNLPGFKSEYARTTDLTDIHEFGYYWRYWLKKDSLTAMETIAKDEQNIDWKGLKSSILNMQHLWGNAAVFKNIFGSYHMQKLSEVLPKVVFVHIERNNLDAAESIYKARLNQYGEKGLSKWWSYSPPNVSELLSKNVYEQIAGQVHFLKNYYQQESQKLDKRHFLSLRYEDLLLKPQEEAERIAQHVRKYFDYTLEVNPNLDQNFKRVKKAQQDSSVRQRLTEEFKKLQTQI